The window ACTCATCTTATCCCCCAATTCTTGATGCTTTTGGCTGTTAGcgaatacatatatacacaaacaACATCACAAATGTATATTCCACTTGATAGATTTGAGTGCACGAGTAAATGATTCATGAAAGAAGGAAATTACAAGGagtaaaataatgtaaaaactCCATTCGATCATGTAATAACAATTGCCAATTTTTGACTCTGCGATTACAAAAATTGTCTCCAGAGTCCACCAAACTAGTGtaacaaaagtacaaaaccaaacaatacCCAAATCCTAGTGATGATAATTAATTGAGATTAGTTGCAATGAAcatcaacaagacaacaacagtattttagttttgtttttgtgtgcgCGTAAAGGCCCATTTAGTAATTTCGTAAGCTATGCTATGAATAATTATATGGGCTTAAGAAGACCCAATCAGGAGACTAGGAGGGCTTTTTATTTCTCTCACCAAACGAAGAGGCTTCATATATAATCCCCCTTCACACAATAGCTAGGGTTTCTGAATCTCGGAGCCAAAAAGAAGAGCAAGCAGCGGCGCAGAAGTTGAACACAAAGTCACAAGCTCCACGATGGGTACGTCGATGGCTAATCCCCTAAATATCTTCAATCTTTTTCCGTTTGTCATATAAGTATTGCGTCTGAtgaatctttgttttgttcGTTTTTTGTTAGCGAGGATTAAGGTTCACGAACTGAGGGACAAGTCGAAGAGCGATCTTCAAAACCAGCTTAAGGAGCTTAAGGCTGAGCTCGCTCTTCTCCGTGTCGCCAAAGTTACCGGTGGAGCTCCAAACAAGCTCTCCAAAATGTACGTATTGAGAAACTTTTAGATTTCGATTGTAGCTTTAATCATTTCTAGATTTAGAGTGTCGAATAGGATTCTAAATTGAAATCTACCTTAAGCTATTCTCTTATTAGAGTTTGCTATGTCCTTGGGAAATTAGAAAATGGAGTTATCTTCGTTAGCTTATATGCAGACTTTGTAACATATTTCATATAACTGTCTTGTCGAGAATGTAAatgtggttttggttttgacatTTCCTGgtttggggttttggttttgacatTTCCTGGTTTGGGTTTTTGAATCTGATGTTTTGTAATATGCAGCAAGGTGGTGCGTAAATCCATAGCTCAGGTATTGACAGTGTCCTCCCAGAAGCAGAAGTCTGCTCTAAGAGAAgcatacaagaacaagaagttgcTTCCTCTTGATCTTCGTCCCAAGAAGACCCGTGCTATTCGCAGACG is drawn from Camelina sativa cultivar DH55 chromosome 1, Cs, whole genome shotgun sequence and contains these coding sequences:
- the LOC104753145 gene encoding 60S ribosomal protein L35-1 — encoded protein: MARIKVHELRDKSKSDLQNQLKELKAELALLRVAKVTGGAPNKLSKIKVVRKSIAQVLTVSSQKQKSALREAYKNKKLLPLDLRPKKTRAIRRRLTIHQASLKTEREKKKEMYFPIRKYAIKV